Within Haliaeetus albicilla chromosome 29, bHalAlb1.1, whole genome shotgun sequence, the genomic segment TAGACAAtgatatatgtgtatatatatatgtctacacacacagagatatcattcctttagtttatgggtcatgttcataaaaagttcattgagttcatttagttcccgactctgggctccatctgtcataccaatctttctgggcaggagggatggtgcaaagtcctctcagtcggcaGAGCAGGATTAGGCTTCAGTGTGGTGTGATGAGCAGGcgacattggacgcagcaggacAATGGTGTGCACTGTTGGATTGTTGcctgctggagtcagttctggttccatcactactgcacttcactcagttttatcacagttcattcttgcttgatctaagtgattcttactgtagtactatggatatagcagaTAACAGTTATAGTACTGACAACAGACAGTAGCggggttatatagcaactaatgtcatacagtttaattctggctattctcactTAAAATCAtatccccttgaggcacacatcggacttccccatcttttcgcatcacccaccaaatGCACCCGGGCCCTTGAGCTAAAGCAATCCCACCAACGGGcttgcctttgcctgaggcaggagtaacccagactgtcctCCCTAACATATGTCGCCTCCTCAGGTCCCTCACAGTATTTTGAGGTGTTGCACTCCTTTAACTCATAATCTTCATGAGTAAAATTCCCCTGTTCTCCACACATCTCTACAGTACAGCTATTCATGTTTGATGGTGCTTTTCTAGCCCGTCTTTAGTCCTTGAAAAGGGAACCACACTATATCTGAACACTTGCCAAAAATCACGCATGGACGCAAAATTAACCTGAATTAAACCTTATGTATTAGAACAAAATTCAGCTGTGTATGGATCGAGCAAGAAATGATGACCCCCtctcctttcacttttttttcccatcattttCTCAGGCTTTGGGAAGACAGAAAACTAGTAAATGTGAAATTCATGGGTGCCAATGATTGAATTCTCATCCTCAGCCTCAGCTGAATCCCTTCTCCTTGGGCAACACTGAAAGGCACAGGCTAAGATGTTTTGGTACATGGGCAGATGCCTGATCCGCTATCAAGACAGCAATGGGAGCAATTGCATGATGCTGCAGGTAATGAAAGGGGGCACATACTTCATGGGTTTGCTGCCCGGGGTAGAAAATAGCCCAGAAACCAGCTCAGAAACAACAAAGGAGGgtacaaaataagaaaagcatggCTAATGGGGGAAGGATTAACAGGTGTGGCAGGtaaaccccagccagcaactaagcccaTACCCAGTCCTCGCTCATTCCCCCCAACAGCAAGATaggggagaggatcagaagggcaaaagcaaaaaactcaTTGGTTAAATTAAGTCCAGTTTAATAAGTGTAGTAACGAGGcaaatgcaagcaaagcaaatgagGAATGAATTCAgtacttcccattggcaggcaggtgttcagccatctccaggaaagcagggctccatcatgtccaacagttacttgggaagataaccaccatcactctgaacctTCCccatttcctccttcttcccccagctttctattGCTGAGCGTAATGTCTTATGGTATACAAGATCCCTTAAGTCAGTTGgagtcagctgtcccagctgtgtcccctcccacaCACTTGTGCCCCCAAAGCCTACTCGCTGGagaggcagggggagaagaaaagggcttggcgctgtgcaagcactgctcagcagtgactaaaacattggtgtgttagcAACACTGTTTCcgtcacaaatctaaaacatagcGCCATACAAGATActatgaaattaattaattctgtCATGAGCTCACATACAACAGCCCACCCATGTTGGCTCTGCCTACCTCTACCCCTCTCCACTGAATGAGCTGCCACATGTGCCACATCAGGGTTTGTGATGCAACAAGTcaagcagcaagagaaatggCTTCACACTCCACCTCCCAGCCGTTCCatcttcaccttcctctgcatctcccctctcccaagATCTCAGCGCTGCGGGGTACATTTTCCGACACTCCAGGTGACAGCACTGGGCCTGCCTCAGCACCTGGCCAATTGGGTTCTTTCCAAAGAAGTGACCTCAAAATCCACCTCCCACCTACCATGCCTCTCCTTGCATCATCCTCTTCTGGAAACAGGAGTCACCTCCCACCCAGCCTCCCACAACCCTGCCCCTTtacctgcctctcctctcccctccccagcactgtcctttctgctgggcaggcagaaacgtgctcccccaccccatggGGATGCCAGAGCCCTGGTGGGACAGCTGGAGTGGTGGGAGGGCAGCCATGGGTGCCAAGGGCTCCTCAGGAAGGCAGGTGGAGGGTGAGGAGGTGGAGgggagctctgtgcaaaggggaGGCTGGCGTGCACAGAGCCCTGCCTTGGAGGAAGCCTCATGGTCACAGGTCCTCGATGACATGGCAAGTTGAGCACCCCACAGTctgctgggagggcagcagggctggacaCAAGGAACCCAGGGGATTCCTGCAGGGTtgaaaaagacagcattttgaCAGAGACACTCAATGAGCTGTCTAGGGCTGGTCTCTTCCTGACAGACAGGGTGGATCTGtctggggatgggaaggaggagggcagccatggctgctaccaccatgagatggtggagaagTAGGACAACTAGCAGAATGGCAGTGCGGgactgcaggagagctgctttCTGGTAGCTGAGGATCTGCTTGGactgtgttgtggtttcagcccagctggtaacaaaggaccacacagccactcgctcactcctcctgcccccctctggtgggatgaggaggagaaccagaaagtggaaaagaaaaaaaaaaaacaaaccgcAGAACCTCATGGGTTGcgataaggacaatttactgggacaacacaaaaagagaagttacaacaacaacaacaacaacggtactaataaaagaatatacaaaacgagtgatgcgcagtgcaactgctcactaCGCGGAACCTGACGCTCCACCAGTTCCCccactgaaaacagagagacacctccccaccccgctccccatttatatgatgagcatgatgtcacatggtatggaatagctcttTGGCgagttcaggtcagctgtcctggctgtgccccctcccaggttcctaCGAAAATGaaccctatcccagctgaacccaggacagacTGTCCTGGAGGAGAAAGGGCCTTGAGTCCCTCCTGGATCTTCAGGGACAACGTCCTCAAAGCCCAGGCAGAAGCCAGCCTGATGCACAGGGAGTCGAGCAGGACCTGGCAAGAGGTCAGCGTGGATGAACAGGGACCCCCCTGACTTAGGAGGTCCAACACCAGAAGGAagtgcagggaggctggagggggaacaGCCTGCCCGGGAGGCAGACCGACACCTGGCCTGTGTGTGCAGGGATGGAGCCAGCAAAGCCAGAGCTTGGTCGTGGCTGGAAATGGCCGTGCATGGGGAGGGCACCCAGAAGGGCTTCTCTAAATGTGTTGTCAGCACAACGACGGCAGCTGAGGGAAACACTGGTCCCAActggcagtggggcaggggatGGAGTGACAAAGCCAGTGTAAATACAGCAATTCCTCAGAACCAAGATTCTCCCTCGAGAGtcctgccacacagcaggactgGGACTGAGCTGCCAGAGCACTCAGGCCTTACACCAAGCCAGGGGCTCAGAAGGAGAGTGTGGGAGTGGaaagagagcagctctgggaagaccAAGCACTGGTgctgcctggcagtgctgctgtgctgagactcttttccccttcccttccacaCACAGACACTGCCCTGCAGCTTCACCAAGATCTCAGAGGAAGGATCTCAGGCAAACAAGTCCCTGCAGGGTCCTTTACTGTGTTGAAATACAGAGAGAGCACTGCGCCTCATTTACACAGCCTCGGGGTCAAATTCTACAGGTAGACAGTGAATTACAAGTGGGATGAATCATAAAATTTCATTGTGAACATTAtcactagaaaaataaagaaaacaccaCGGCCACCACAAAGAAGAATCAGAGAAGACAGGCTGAGCCTGTAATGAGTTCCATTATGAatgctctgcagaagaaaacagggcgttaattgcttctgaaaagcaccCGCTCATCATTTTCCGCAGGGCATCCTTGAGCTCCtggttcctcatgctgtagaggagggggttcactgctggaggcaccaccgagtacagaactgccaccaccAGGTCTAGAACTGGGGAGAAGATGGAGGGGGACTTCAGGTAGGCAAACGTGCCAGTGCTGATAACCAGGGAGACCACggccaggtgagggaggcacgtggaaaaggctttgtggcgtccctgctcagaggggatcctcagcacggccctgaagatctgcacataggagaaaacaatgaaaacaaaacaaccaaatgcCAAACAGACACCTAGCACAAGAAGGccaacttccctgaggtaggagcgtgagcaggagagcttgaggatctgggggatttcacagaagaactggccCACAGCATTACCTTGGCAGAGtggtagtgaaaatgtattggccGTGTGCAGCACAGCGTTGAGAAACCCACtggcccaggcagctgctgccatgtggacacaagctctgctgcccaggagggtcccgtagtgcaggggttggcagatggcaacgtagcggtcgTAGGCCATGATGGTGAGGACACAATACTCCGCTGTGATGAAGACGGCAAAGAAAAAgacctgtgcagcacatccccagtaggagatggccctgctgtcccacagggaaTTGGCCATGGATTTGGGGAcggtggtggagatggagcccaggtcgaggagggagaggttgaggaggaagaagtacatgggggtgTGGAGGTGGTGGGCGCAGGCTACGGCGGTGATGATGAGGCTGttgcccaggagggcagccaggtagatgcccaggaagagccagaagtgcaagagctgcagctgtcgcgtgtctgcaaatgccaggaggaggaactcagtgatggagctgctgttggacattaGCTTCTTCTGGGCATGGGGCACTGTTCAAGAGGGAAAGAGATTGACAAGTTAGAATAGACTTCTCTGAGCTAAACCTAATGCATTTCTCACAGAAACACCACCGAAGCTGCCTCTCCTATTTCAGAAAGATCTTTGGCAGGTCCCTTTCATGAGCTGtgcttggtgctggctgagggtgCCACTGGGAGCAGCGGGCTCTGCTGTGGGCTACGGGGGAGTCAGTCCTGCCCTACAGCAAGAGGCAAATAGGAACATGGTGTCATCTTAGAGTAAATCAATTTGTCACATCAAAGAGCTTTTCAGCATTGTCACTCCCAATGCAACCAAAActggggattttgttttgagtatttGTTCTGGTTTCCACACGCCAATTAAGGAGTTCTTTTGGCAGGGAAAGAAGCGAATGTCCTAAAGATGGGATGTCCTGAAAGGAGAGTTTTGTCATTTGTGTCACTGGGAGCCTGGGGATTAGGAGGGGATTGGGATATTTTACTCACATGGACAAATGTCTGAAATGCAcccaaatcccccctccccatccctctccagTGACAAGAACaagaggagcagggacaggaggacAAAAATGGATAAACACTACAGACCTGCTGCCAatggaggcaggagagggacaGATGGCAGGGCATTtgataatttcttctcttcagggCTGACCCAACTGAGGTGACTGAGTCCCCATGGCCGTAAGGGCAGATGATCTGCTGGGTGGAAGAAAAGACTACAGGTTTTCTCTAGTGATGACAGGGAGGTGCCCGAATTCCCCCTCCCATGGCATTTCTGGGAGCAGCTCCCTCCTCTCACTCCCTGcccctgtctctgctgcctggagctgtccctgtcagcagctgcttctccatccccttgtctcctccctctccctgctcacAGACCCCATCCCACCCGCTgtgtgctcagctctgccctgcagaccCCTCCTGGCAGCCGGGCACTGCCCAGGGacatctctgtgtgtgcaggggTTAAGGAGCACCTCAGACAAGTGCTAAGGACAACTGGGGTCTCGGTGCCTTCTCCAGAGGGGACAAATAAATTTTAGTCTCACactgcccacccacccaccaggaggataaaaattcaaagcaaagacTCCTTACTTTTCAGGAGAATGCAGCCTTGACATTCTTCTTGAAAGTCCCCTCGGAAatgcccagggctgagctggagctcTGAGCAAACCTGACCCATGCAGCAGCCTCTCGACAGCAGaagcaccctgctctgcccttccaGGGGTCATTTCTTTCATGCACTCCTTCTCCCCACACTGTCATGGGGAGTTCCCTGCACAGGCTGAGTGCtgaccctggcaggcagcaaagtcCCTGCTGCACCACTCAGCCCCTGAAACACCAGGACCCTGCT encodes:
- the LOC138682560 gene encoding olfactory receptor 14A16-like, which produces MLRAHCGRNLPSPLHVPHAQKKLMSNSSSITEFLLLAFADTRQLQLLHFWLFLGIYLAALLGNSLIITAVACAHHLHTPMYFFLLNLSLLDLGSISTTVPKSMANSLWDSRAISYWGCAAQVFFFAVFITAEYCVLTIMAYDRYVAICQPLHYGTLLGSRACVHMAAAAWASGFLNAVLHTANTFSLPLCQGNAVGQFFCEIPQILKLSCSRSYLREVGLLVLGVCLAFGCFVFIVFSYVQIFRAVLRIPSEQGRHKAFSTCLPHLAVVSLVISTGTFAYLKSPSIFSPVLDLVVAVLYSVVPPAVNPLLYSMRNQELKDALRKMMSGCFSEAINALFSSAEHS